The Primulina tabacum isolate GXHZ01 chromosome 7, ASM2559414v2, whole genome shotgun sequence genome includes a window with the following:
- the LOC142552358 gene encoding acyl-lipid (9-3)-desaturase-like gives MGVQKRYITSDELKTHNKRGDLWISIQGKVYDVSEWAKDHPGGELPLLNLAGLDATDAFVAYHPSTAWQYLDKFFNGFYLEDYSVSEVSKDYRKLVYEFSKMGLFEKKGHGVLISICFMALLFAVSVYGVIFSEGVLLHLLCGGLVGFLWIQSGWIGHDSGHYQVMMTRKLNRVAQVLSGNCLAGISIAWWKWNHNAHHIACNSLDHDPDLQHIPFFAVSSRLFNSITSCFYERKLEFDTLSRFLVSYQHWTFYPVMCFARINLYAQSIFLLLSKRKVPNRGQELLGLLVFWIWYPLLVSCLPSWGERVIFVLASFTVTSTQHVQFCLNHFSSNVYLGLPNGKDWFEKQTTGTLNISCSSWMDWFHGGLQFQIEHHLFPRLPRCHLRKVAPFVMELCKKHGLPYNSASFLEANAMTIQTLRNAALQARDFSKPVPKNLVWEAVNTHG, from the coding sequence ATGGGTGTCCAGAAAAGGTACATTACATCAGATGAGCTCAAAACACACAACAAAAGAGGGGATCTTTGGATCTCAATTCAAGGGAAAGTGTACGATGTTTCAGAATGGGCGAAAGATCACCCTGGCGGCGAGTTACCGCTCTTGAATCTTGCGGGCCTAGATGCAACCGATGCATTTGTTGCTTATCATCCAAGCACAGCCTGGCAGTATCTTGACAAATTCTTTAACGGGTTTTACTTGGAAGACTACTCTGTGTCCGAAGTGTCCAAGGATTACAGAAAACTAGTGTACGAGTTCTCTAAAATGGGGCTTTTCGAGAAGAAGGGCCACGGGGTTTTGATTTCAATATGTTTTATGGCGTTGCTGTTTGCTGTGAGTGTCTATGGAGTGATTTTCTCTGAGGGTGTGCTGTTGCATTTACTCTGTGGTGGTTTGGTGGGATTTCTTTGGATTCAGAGTGGTTGGATTGGGCATGATTCTGGTCATTATCAAGTGATGATGACTCGAAAACTCAACAGAGTTGCCCAGGTTCTGTCTGGGAATTGCCTCGCAGGAATCAGCATTGCTTGGTGGAAATGGAACCATAATGCTCACCACATCGCTTGCAACAGCCTCGATCACGATCCAGACCTTCAACACATCCCGTTCTTCGCTGTGTCTTCCAGGTTATTTAACTCAATCACTTCTTGCTTTTACGAGAGAAAACTGGAATTTGACACTTTGTCAAGATTCTTGGTTAGCTATCAGCATTGGACATTTTATCCTGTGATGTGTTTTGCTAGGATTAATTTGTATGCACAATCAATCTTCTTGTTGTTATCTAAGAGAAAAGTGCCCAATAGAGGGCAGGAGCTATTAGGATTGCTGGTGTTTTGGATTTGGTACCCTTTGCTTGTTTCTTGTTTGCCCAGTTGGGGTGAAAGGGTGATCTTTGTCTTAGCGAGTTTCACGGTTACCTCTACCCAACATGTTCAGTTCTGTTTGAACCATTTCTCATCTAATGTTTATCTTGGATTGCCTAATGGAAAAGATTGGTTCGAAAAGCAAACAACTGGAACTCTCAATATATCGTGCTCGTCTTGGATGGATTGGTTCCACGGTGGATTGCAATTCCAAATCGAACATCATTTGTTCCCTAGATTGCCTCGATGCCATCTCCGTAAAGTCGCGCCCTTTGTAATGGAGCTCTGCAAGAAACATGGATTGCCTTATAACAGTGCATCGTTCTTGGAGGCGAATGCTATGACTATCCAAACACTTAGAAATGCTGCGTTGCAGGCTCGGGATTTCTCCAAACCAGTTCCAAAAAATCTAGTCTGGGAAGCTGTCAACACTCACGGTTAA